A genomic region of Candidatus Eisenbacteria bacterium contains the following coding sequences:
- a CDS encoding biotin/lipoyl-binding protein, whose protein sequence is MKYSVRIGEKERWVEFIPAGSGWKVLLDGVESYIDCAELSAGAYSILTEGRSREVAVDREGDLFRVRFGGATHEMTVLDEVRARTRRPERKKAVTGPVALKAPMPGLIVAVKVAAGDEVQEGQALVVMEAMKMQNELGAPAPGKVDKIHVQVGQSVDGGASLITLAPPVPAEAAP, encoded by the coding sequence ATGAAGTACAGCGTGCGGATCGGGGAAAAGGAGCGCTGGGTGGAGTTCATCCCCGCGGGCAGCGGCTGGAAGGTGCTGCTGGACGGCGTGGAATCCTACATCGACTGCGCCGAGCTTTCGGCCGGCGCGTACTCCATCCTCACCGAGGGGCGCAGCCGCGAGGTGGCGGTGGACCGCGAGGGCGACCTGTTCCGGGTGCGGTTCGGCGGCGCCACCCACGAGATGACGGTGCTCGACGAGGTGCGCGCGCGCACCCGCAGGCCCGAGCGCAAGAAGGCCGTGACCGGCCCGGTGGCGCTCAAGGCCCCCATGCCGGGGCTCATCGTGGCGGTGAAGGTGGCCGCCGGCGACGAGGTGCAGGAAGGCCAGGCGCTGGTGGTGATGGAAGCGATGAAGATGCAGAACGAGCTGGGCGCGCCGGCCCCGGGGAAGGTGGACAAGATCCACGTGCAGGTGGGCCAGTCCGTGGACGGCGGCGCCAGCCTGATCACGCTCGCGCCGCCGGTGCCCGCGGAGGCGGCCCCGTGA
- a CDS encoding methylmalonyl-CoA mutase, with product MPAGGNPARDKSAGKPRALRHERFETSSGLEVQGTYRAADVAPGLQERLGDPGAFPFTRGVHADMYRARLWTMRQYAGFGDADESNRRYRYLLEQGQTGLSVAFDLPTQMGYDSDSPRAAGEVGKVGVAVATRADMERLMEAIPQETVSVSMTINATASILLAFYLALAEKRGVAFDRLNGTVQNDILKEYAARGTYIFPLAPSMRLTTDLIAFCFEKVPSWNTISISGYHIREAGSTAAQELAFTLGNGLAYVQAAVDAGLDVDAFAPRLSFFFNSHNLFFEEVAKFRAARRMWARFMRERFHAKGPRSWLLRFHTQTAGSTLTAQQPENNVVRVTLQALAAALGGTQSLHTNSMDEALSLPTQIAVRTALRTQQIIGEESGVADTADPLAGSYFVERLTDDLEAAAMKILDEVGKMGGMPRAIEQGWVQREIHRSAYAAQRAIEDGRLTVVGVNKYAVEEPEKMQPFAPDEASAARQLERLREFRAARSEASAAAARRELESGAKGAGNLLPRILDCVKADVTLGEISDSLRSVWGEYSAVKSL from the coding sequence ATGCCCGCCGGAGGCAACCCAGCCCGAGACAAGTCCGCCGGGAAGCCCCGGGCCCTCCGCCACGAACGCTTCGAGACCTCCTCCGGCCTCGAGGTGCAGGGCACCTACCGCGCCGCGGACGTCGCGCCGGGGCTCCAGGAGCGCCTGGGCGATCCGGGCGCCTTCCCCTTCACCCGCGGCGTGCACGCGGACATGTACCGCGCGCGGCTGTGGACCATGCGGCAATACGCCGGCTTCGGCGATGCCGACGAGTCCAACCGCCGCTACCGCTACCTGCTGGAGCAGGGCCAGACCGGCCTCTCGGTGGCCTTCGACCTGCCCACCCAGATGGGCTACGACTCCGATTCCCCGCGCGCCGCCGGCGAGGTGGGCAAGGTCGGCGTCGCGGTGGCCACGCGCGCGGACATGGAGCGGCTCATGGAGGCCATCCCGCAGGAGACGGTGAGCGTGTCCATGACCATCAACGCCACCGCCTCGATCCTGCTCGCCTTCTACCTGGCGCTGGCGGAGAAGCGCGGGGTGGCCTTCGACCGGCTCAACGGCACGGTGCAGAACGACATCCTGAAGGAGTACGCCGCGCGCGGGACGTACATCTTCCCCCTCGCGCCCAGCATGCGGCTGACCACCGACCTGATCGCCTTCTGCTTCGAGAAGGTGCCCAGCTGGAACACCATCTCCATCTCCGGCTACCACATCCGCGAAGCCGGCTCCACCGCCGCGCAGGAGCTGGCGTTCACCCTGGGCAACGGCCTGGCCTACGTGCAGGCCGCGGTGGACGCGGGGCTCGACGTGGACGCCTTCGCGCCGCGGCTCAGCTTCTTCTTCAACTCGCACAACCTGTTCTTCGAGGAGGTGGCCAAGTTCCGCGCCGCGCGGCGCATGTGGGCGCGCTTCATGCGCGAGAGGTTCCACGCGAAGGGCCCGCGCTCCTGGCTGCTGCGCTTCCACACCCAGACCGCCGGCTCCACGCTCACCGCCCAGCAGCCGGAGAACAACGTGGTGCGCGTGACGCTGCAGGCACTGGCCGCGGCCCTGGGCGGAACGCAGTCGCTGCACACCAACTCCATGGACGAGGCCCTGTCCCTGCCCACGCAGATCGCGGTGCGCACCGCGCTGCGCACGCAGCAGATCATCGGCGAGGAGAGCGGCGTGGCCGACACCGCGGATCCGCTGGCGGGTTCGTATTTTGTGGAGCGGCTCACCGACGATCTGGAGGCCGCGGCCATGAAGATCCTGGACGAGGTCGGGAAGATGGGTGGCATGCCGCGCGCCATCGAGCAGGGCTGGGTGCAGCGCGAGATCCACCGCAGCGCCTACGCCGCGCAGCGGGCCATCGAGGATGGCCGGCTCACCGTGGTGGGCGTGAACAAGTACGCCGTGGAGGAGCCGGAGAAGATGCAGCCGTTCGCGCCCGACGAGGCCTCCGCGGCCCGCCAGTTGGAGCGGCTGCGCGAGTTCCGCGCCGCCCGCTCCGAGGCCTCCGCCGCGGCCGCACGCCGGGAGTTGGAGTCGGGAGCGAAGGGTGCGGGGAACCTGCTGCCACGCATCCTGGATTGCGTGAAGGCCGACGTCACCCTCGGCGAGATCAGCGACTCGCTGCGCTCGGTGTGGGGCGAGTACTCGGCGGTGAAGTCGCTGTAG
- a CDS encoding TetR/AcrR family transcriptional regulator has translation MTIPDVSRRERKKDETRQRIFRAAVDLFREKGFEATTIDDITERSDVAKGTFFNYFPRKDSVLGYFSDRQLEEVEANLGAVLAGDLPVREKLHRIYGTAAAAYSEDRELSRFILVELMSRAFSPAEESAMRWHDMTAQILTRGIEAGEMRSDMDPLRAEAVLTGVYFATVYTWACGPDVCPSQSPSLLEELRQRLDLVFDGLAV, from the coding sequence GTGACGATTCCAGACGTTTCCCGGCGCGAGCGCAAGAAGGACGAAACCCGCCAGCGCATCTTCAGGGCCGCCGTGGACCTCTTCCGCGAGAAGGGCTTCGAGGCCACCACCATCGACGACATCACCGAGCGTTCCGACGTGGCCAAGGGCACTTTCTTCAACTACTTCCCCCGGAAGGACTCCGTCCTGGGCTACTTCTCCGACCGGCAGCTGGAGGAGGTGGAGGCCAACCTGGGTGCGGTGCTGGCCGGGGACCTGCCGGTGCGCGAGAAGCTGCACCGCATCTACGGCACCGCGGCGGCGGCGTACAGCGAGGACCGCGAGCTGTCGCGTTTCATCCTCGTGGAGCTGATGTCGCGGGCATTCTCACCGGCCGAGGAGTCGGCGATGCGCTGGCACGACATGACCGCGCAGATCCTCACCCGGGGCATCGAAGCCGGCGAGATGCGCTCCGACATGGATCCGCTGCGCGCGGAAGCGGTGCTCACCGGGGTGTACTTCGCGACGGTCTATACCTGGGCATGCGGACCGGATGTGTGCCCCTCGCAGAGTCCGTCGCTGCTGGAGGAACTGCGGCAGCGGCTGGACCTGGTGTTCGACGGACTGGCGGTCTGA
- a CDS encoding HDIG domain-containing protein, which produces MTEVTLSTSSTRGVGPKFQGFGPGDQPDRPGTKIRDTRKIEKKIQYRTCRGSTRGPQNISVRGVVGCRGHAPRNGRIAAVRDAVALLWPELDWIQDHQLREKTLQTWIKAFEFSPLKPADLHAIPFTLLVPNCPVTFMEHKRCVVHIARKSAEAMQEFLGRALKIDMDTVIAGAILADVGKVMEYEVVNGKAKQSERGEFVRHPFTGVGVAMMCGVPDAVCHIIATHAGEGDLVKRSTEGFIVHHADFMSFLPFKDPRNLKK; this is translated from the coding sequence ATGACTGAGGTCACTTTGTCAACAAGCTCTACGAGGGGTGTGGGACCGAAGTTTCAGGGGTTTGGACCAGGGGACCAGCCGGACAGGCCGGGGACCAAAATCCGGGATACGCGCAAAATAGAGAAGAAAATTCAGTATCGCACCTGCAGGGGGTCGACAAGAGGGCCGCAGAATATTAGTGTACGGGGGGTTGTGGGATGTCGGGGCCATGCGCCCCGCAACGGGAGGATCGCCGCCGTGAGAGACGCAGTCGCCCTGCTGTGGCCGGAGCTGGATTGGATCCAGGACCACCAGCTCCGGGAGAAGACCCTGCAGACCTGGATCAAGGCCTTCGAGTTCAGTCCCCTCAAGCCCGCCGACCTGCACGCGATTCCGTTCACCCTGCTGGTCCCGAACTGCCCGGTCACCTTCATGGAGCACAAGCGCTGCGTGGTGCACATCGCGCGCAAGTCCGCGGAAGCGATGCAGGAGTTCCTGGGCCGCGCCCTGAAGATCGACATGGACACGGTGATCGCCGGGGCCATCCTGGCCGACGTGGGCAAGGTGATGGAGTACGAGGTGGTGAACGGCAAGGCGAAGCAGAGCGAGCGCGGCGAGTTCGTGCGGCACCCCTTCACCGGCGTGGGCGTGGCCATGATGTGCGGCGTGCCCGACGCGGTGTGCCACATCATCGCCACGCACGCCGGCGAGGGCGACCTGGTGAAGCGCAGCACCGAGGGCTTCATCGTGCACCATGCCGACTTCATGAGCTTTCTGCCCTTCAAGGACCCCAGGAACCTGAAGAAATGA
- a CDS encoding efflux RND transporter periplasmic adaptor subunit → MRRAGVAVALAAAGGTLVLLLASCAGKSSKAGENGGTEAAILGERDVATVGRADLESGVPISGNLKPLVDVQINSPFPELIDQVLVREGEAVRRGQVLARFHASALAPAAASAEAQLKMARADHERMRNLLKEGAVSERDLEGAEAAHRAAESAAAAARKSLDEATVRSPVDGVVAARFVQSGDRVKDGVPMFQVVNTARLEFEATVPSEHISRVHVGAPVGLNVSGYPEGEVSGRVARVNASADPATRQVRVYVEVANPGGKLVGGLFASGRIVTASAGAVLCVPRAGLRRDPAGKSYVWVVEGGRIARRDVEPGLADESRDLVEIRSGLRGGEAAVVGPVEGLIPGQAVQVSGKGA, encoded by the coding sequence ATGCGACGTGCGGGTGTGGCGGTGGCCCTGGCGGCGGCGGGCGGTACCCTGGTCCTGCTGCTGGCCTCGTGTGCCGGGAAAAGCAGCAAGGCGGGAGAGAACGGCGGCACGGAAGCCGCCATCCTGGGCGAGCGGGACGTGGCCACGGTGGGCCGCGCGGACTTGGAATCGGGCGTGCCGATCTCGGGAAACCTCAAGCCGCTGGTGGACGTGCAGATCAACTCGCCGTTCCCCGAGCTGATTGACCAGGTGCTGGTCCGCGAGGGCGAGGCGGTGCGCCGCGGCCAGGTGCTGGCGCGCTTCCACGCCTCCGCGCTGGCCCCCGCGGCGGCCAGCGCCGAGGCGCAGCTCAAGATGGCCCGCGCCGACCACGAGCGGATGCGGAACCTGCTCAAGGAGGGCGCGGTTTCCGAGCGCGACCTGGAGGGCGCCGAGGCGGCCCATCGCGCCGCCGAGAGCGCCGCGGCGGCGGCGCGCAAGTCGCTCGACGAGGCCACCGTGCGCTCCCCGGTGGACGGCGTGGTGGCGGCCCGTTTCGTACAGTCCGGCGACCGGGTGAAGGACGGCGTGCCGATGTTCCAGGTGGTGAACACCGCGCGGCTGGAATTCGAGGCCACGGTGCCCAGCGAGCACATCTCCCGCGTCCACGTGGGCGCGCCGGTGGGCCTCAACGTCTCGGGCTACCCCGAGGGCGAGGTGAGCGGGCGCGTGGCGCGCGTCAACGCCAGCGCCGATCCCGCCACCCGCCAGGTGCGCGTGTACGTGGAAGTGGCCAACCCCGGCGGAAAGCTGGTGGGCGGGCTGTTCGCCTCCGGCCGCATCGTCACCGCCTCGGCGGGTGCGGTGCTGTGCGTGCCGCGCGCCGGCCTGCGCCGCGACCCTGCCGGCAAGAGCTACGTGTGGGTGGTCGAGGGCGGCCGGATCGCGCGGCGCGACGTGGAGCCCGGCCTGGCCGACGAGTCCCGCGACCTGGTCGAGATCCGCTCCGGGCTGCGGGGTGGCGAGGCCGCCGTGGTGGGACCGGTGGAGGGCCTCATCCCCGGCCAGGCGGTGCAGGTGTCGGGGAAGGGGGCCTGA
- a CDS encoding TolC family protein — MRRALEQGEEMRAARARVREAGGRVREAASGAFPQLTGSLTYTRQLQSIYADAGADTGITNLFKNSPFGAANSWNAELHAEQLLFAGGKVGAGIKAARSYRHAARENERESASEVTFQVKRAYLDAALARRVLAIAEGGLTLAREQLKQVRMFRKQGTRSEYDLLRAQVDAANQEPPVVSARNTFDLALLELKRLTNVPAAQPLELTTALEPDSASVPVPAPDSLGFETRPALVAAGENVTVQEQAVRAAIAGRWPELSASATLSNLAFPQSVAPSSTGDFKRNWSASVKLSFPLFLGFRTEGAAERARAQVQEAEAERDRLRESVRIEVEQARLELEHARSALAARREAVRWARRAHELAGIRYGSGMATQLDVSDARLQMQTAQMQQVQVTRDYLVALAQLERALGRPVAVVWRSLESLEDKTGEEGQ, encoded by the coding sequence GTGCGGCGGGCGCTGGAGCAGGGCGAGGAGATGCGGGCCGCCCGGGCGCGGGTGCGCGAGGCCGGCGGCCGGGTGCGGGAGGCGGCCTCGGGGGCGTTTCCGCAGCTCACCGGCTCGCTGACCTACACGCGCCAGCTGCAGTCCATCTACGCGGACGCCGGGGCCGACACCGGAATCACCAACTTGTTCAAGAACTCGCCCTTCGGCGCCGCCAACAGCTGGAATGCCGAGTTGCACGCCGAACAGCTGTTGTTTGCCGGCGGCAAGGTGGGCGCGGGCATCAAGGCGGCGCGGTCCTACCGGCACGCCGCCCGCGAGAACGAGCGGGAGTCCGCCTCGGAAGTCACGTTCCAGGTGAAGCGCGCCTACCTGGACGCCGCCCTGGCGCGCCGGGTGCTGGCGATCGCCGAGGGCGGGCTGACGCTGGCGCGCGAGCAGCTGAAGCAGGTGCGCATGTTCCGCAAGCAGGGCACGCGCTCCGAGTACGACCTGCTGCGCGCCCAGGTGGACGCGGCCAACCAGGAGCCGCCCGTGGTGAGCGCGCGCAACACCTTCGACCTGGCGCTGCTGGAGTTGAAGCGGCTGACCAACGTGCCCGCGGCGCAGCCGCTGGAGCTGACCACCGCGCTGGAGCCCGACAGCGCCTCCGTCCCGGTGCCTGCCCCGGACAGCCTGGGCTTCGAGACCCGGCCCGCGCTGGTGGCCGCCGGGGAGAACGTGACGGTGCAGGAGCAGGCGGTGCGCGCGGCGATCGCCGGCCGCTGGCCGGAGCTCTCGGCCTCGGCGACGCTGTCGAACCTGGCGTTCCCGCAGTCGGTGGCGCCCTCCTCGACCGGGGACTTCAAGCGCAACTGGAGCGCCAGCGTGAAGCTGAGCTTCCCGCTGTTCCTGGGCTTCCGCACCGAGGGCGCGGCGGAGCGCGCGCGGGCGCAGGTGCAGGAGGCGGAGGCCGAGCGCGACCGGCTGCGCGAGAGCGTGCGCATCGAGGTGGAGCAGGCGCGGCTGGAGCTGGAGCACGCACGCAGCGCGCTGGCGGCCCGCCGCGAGGCGGTGCGCTGGGCGCGCCGGGCGCACGAATTGGCCGGCATCCGCTACGGGAGCGGCATGGCCACCCAACTGGATGTTTCCGACGCGCGGCTGCAGATGCAGACCGCGCAGATGCAGCAGGTGCAGGTGACGCGGGATTACCTGGTGGCGCTGGCGCAACTGGAACGCGCGCTGGGCCGTCCCGTGGCCGTGGTGTGGAGATCCCTGGAGTCCCTTGAGGACAAGACCGGCGAGGAAGGGCAGTAG
- a CDS encoding MmgE/PrpD family protein, whose amino-acid sequence MSATTEAAAKKETITAVMARWAAGLEFAHIPQESVYQAKRYLLDSAGCALGGYRQDDTKIALETLGELAGTGPATVIGTGQRVDPVSAALANALMIRVMDYNDIYWQADPSHPTDIIPAAIAGCERAKSDGRELIVGIVLGHEFEMRLCEAGVPGVREYGWHHATLTGFVSPIVAGRAIRLPWEKIQHAIGISGCHCCSLGAVTAGKLTMMKNTVDPMATQQGVFAALLAERGYTGPEHVIDGKEGLVKVFGHEWKLEVLTDGLGTDWRIPRCGMKAFPTEALTHAPISATLEIVKEHDLKPEQVAKVHIRSLARAADILSDPSKYDPRNKETADHSLPYVIAAAVAERQVTPLQFTDAKIMDPVIRAQLKKVEVVADPEVEKLFPKLQRVIVTIHTTDGKQYTRQLDYPKGDPRNPLTDSEIEEKFDALAGPVMTDGARRKLKDAIWSLEKCGSVAELMALMKADR is encoded by the coding sequence ATGAGCGCCACCACGGAAGCCGCCGCCAAGAAGGAGACCATCACCGCCGTCATGGCCCGCTGGGCCGCCGGCCTGGAGTTCGCCCACATCCCGCAGGAGTCGGTGTACCAGGCCAAGCGCTACCTGCTGGATTCCGCGGGGTGCGCCCTGGGCGGCTACCGCCAGGACGACACGAAGATCGCGCTCGAGACGCTGGGCGAGCTCGCGGGCACCGGCCCGGCCACCGTCATCGGCACCGGCCAGCGGGTGGACCCGGTGAGCGCCGCGCTCGCCAACGCGCTCATGATCCGCGTGATGGACTACAACGACATCTACTGGCAGGCCGACCCCTCCCACCCCACCGACATCATCCCCGCCGCCATCGCCGGCTGCGAGCGCGCGAAGAGCGACGGCCGCGAGCTGATCGTGGGCATCGTGCTGGGCCACGAGTTCGAGATGCGCCTGTGCGAGGCGGGCGTGCCCGGCGTGCGCGAGTACGGCTGGCACCACGCCACGCTGACCGGGTTCGTCTCCCCCATCGTCGCGGGCCGCGCCATCCGGCTCCCGTGGGAGAAGATCCAGCACGCCATCGGCATCTCCGGCTGCCACTGCTGCTCGCTGGGAGCGGTCACCGCCGGCAAGCTGACCATGATGAAGAACACCGTGGACCCCATGGCCACGCAGCAGGGCGTGTTCGCGGCGCTGCTGGCCGAGCGCGGCTACACCGGCCCCGAGCACGTGATCGACGGCAAGGAGGGGCTGGTCAAGGTGTTCGGGCACGAGTGGAAGCTGGAGGTGCTCACCGACGGACTGGGCACCGACTGGCGGATCCCGCGCTGCGGCATGAAGGCCTTCCCCACCGAGGCGCTCACGCACGCGCCCATCTCCGCCACGCTGGAGATCGTCAAGGAGCACGACCTGAAGCCCGAGCAGGTGGCGAAGGTGCACATCCGCTCCCTGGCGCGCGCGGCCGACATCCTGAGCGATCCCAGCAAGTACGACCCGCGCAACAAGGAGACCGCCGACCACTCGCTGCCCTACGTCATCGCCGCGGCGGTGGCGGAGCGCCAGGTGACGCCGCTCCAGTTCACGGACGCCAAGATCATGGACCCGGTGATCCGCGCGCAGCTGAAGAAGGTGGAAGTGGTGGCCGATCCCGAGGTGGAGAAGCTGTTCCCGAAGCTGCAGCGGGTGATCGTGACCATCCACACCACCGACGGGAAGCAGTACACGCGCCAGCTCGACTATCCCAAGGGCGATCCGCGCAACCCGCTCACCGACTCCGAGATCGAGGAGAAGTTCGACGCGCTGGCCGGGCCGGTGATGACCGACGGCGCGCGCAGAAAGCTCAAGGACGCCATCTGGAGCCTGGAGAAGTGCGGTTCCGTCGCCGAGCTGATGGCCCTGATGAAGGCCGACCGGTAG
- a CDS encoding efflux RND transporter permease subunit: MLLSDISIKRPVFATMMILALVVLGLFSYGRLNIDQWPDVEFPFVGITTTYPGASPEAVEREVTRKVEEQVNSVQGVKRIMSRSSEGLSVIYIQFRLGTKAMDALADVRAKVDGLRQELPRDIDPPVVSRFDIQSEPIMSLSVKGEGWRLRELTRLAEETVSRRFENIPGVSGVDVVGGMRREIHVLMLPDRMQALGISPDMVIAALQRENADVPAGRVERGNTEDMVRVKGRLKEPSQFNDLVVTSRGGVPVRLSQVARVEDAQEEERDVAYVDGQRAVAVEVRKVSGGNTVQIADEVKKAAGELNKSLPGGVKVAVIRDNSVWIRNSVEDVQTTLWQGALLTILVVFVFLNSWRSTVITGLTLPVSVIASFLAVYFFGFTLNMMTLMALSLAIGILIDDAIVVRENIVRHLERGEDHETAARRGTSEIGLAVLATSMCIVAVFVPVAFMGGIVGRFFYQFGITVAFAVLVSLFVSFTLDPMLSSKWYDPQAEGHEQTGMLGKRLQKFNRGFENMGKRYRRLISWALDHRALTMTIAAASFVISIALPAVGLVGGQFMPKSDEEETSITLETPVGSSLAYTSSKAMEIVRWLKTRPEVAFAYTTLGGGQNDNSVSKGQIYVKMVPKNRRVLSQEKFDQLLRRQLTRFPGVTARVMQLGFGGAQAPIQINLRGPNLEELQRQSDKSIAALRGVPGLVELKSSLEGRKPQWEVEVNRDAAADVGLSVGAVSSALRPLMAGEKAGDWEDATGLAHDVRVRLAPEARQSQADIARVPISTGTVDPLTGRPVTVPLAQVATLRRTGAPDLIRRQDLERVAMIEGNYENRPLTDVVRDVQERLKKVKLPPGYRFDFGGEQEDFVETVKYMTESLMLAIVFIYLILASQFGSFTQPLAIMLSLPLSLVGVTLALMSTRGTFNMMSMVGIIMLMGLVTKNAILLVDFANQARRRGLDRKRALIDAGETRLRPIVMTTLAMIFGMLPTALALGAGAEFRAPMAHAVIGGLITSTLLTLLVVPVVYTFLDDFTNRVGAGLKRWAGGPSEEKSDSEKVA, from the coding sequence ATGCTTCTGAGCGACATCTCCATCAAGCGGCCCGTCTTCGCCACCATGATGATCCTGGCGCTGGTGGTGCTGGGGCTCTTCTCCTACGGGCGCCTCAACATCGACCAGTGGCCGGACGTGGAGTTCCCGTTCGTGGGCATCACCACCACGTACCCGGGGGCCAGCCCCGAGGCGGTGGAGCGCGAGGTCACCCGGAAGGTCGAAGAGCAGGTCAACTCGGTGCAGGGCGTGAAGAGGATCATGTCGCGCTCCTCCGAGGGCCTCTCGGTGATCTACATCCAGTTCCGCCTGGGCACCAAGGCCATGGACGCGCTGGCCGACGTGCGCGCCAAGGTGGATGGCCTGCGCCAGGAGCTGCCGCGGGACATCGACCCGCCGGTGGTGTCGCGTTTCGACATCCAGTCCGAGCCCATCATGAGCCTTTCGGTCAAGGGCGAAGGGTGGCGGCTGCGCGAGCTGACCCGGCTGGCCGAGGAGACGGTGAGCCGGCGTTTCGAGAACATCCCCGGCGTGAGCGGCGTGGACGTGGTGGGCGGCATGCGCCGCGAGATCCACGTGCTGATGCTGCCTGACCGGATGCAGGCCCTGGGCATCTCGCCGGATATGGTCATCGCGGCGCTGCAGCGCGAGAACGCCGACGTGCCCGCCGGCCGCGTGGAGCGCGGCAACACCGAGGACATGGTCCGGGTGAAGGGCCGGCTCAAGGAGCCGTCGCAGTTCAACGACCTGGTGGTGACTTCGCGGGGCGGGGTGCCGGTGCGGCTCTCGCAGGTGGCCCGCGTGGAGGACGCGCAGGAGGAGGAGCGCGACGTCGCCTACGTGGACGGCCAGCGCGCCGTGGCGGTGGAGGTGCGCAAGGTCTCGGGCGGCAACACCGTCCAGATCGCCGACGAGGTGAAGAAGGCTGCCGGCGAGCTCAACAAGTCGCTGCCCGGCGGCGTGAAGGTGGCGGTGATCCGCGACAACTCCGTCTGGATCCGCAACTCGGTGGAGGACGTGCAGACCACCCTGTGGCAGGGCGCGCTCCTGACCATCCTGGTGGTGTTCGTGTTCCTGAACTCGTGGCGGTCCACCGTGATCACCGGGCTCACGCTGCCGGTGTCGGTGATCGCCTCGTTCCTGGCGGTGTACTTCTTCGGCTTCACGCTGAACATGATGACCCTCATGGCGCTGTCGCTGGCCATCGGGATCCTGATCGACGACGCCATCGTGGTGCGGGAGAACATCGTCCGGCATCTGGAGCGCGGCGAGGACCACGAGACGGCGGCGCGCCGCGGCACCAGTGAGATCGGGCTGGCGGTGCTGGCCACCTCCATGTGCATCGTGGCGGTATTCGTGCCGGTGGCCTTCATGGGCGGCATCGTGGGCCGCTTCTTCTACCAGTTCGGCATCACCGTGGCGTTCGCGGTGCTGGTGAGCCTGTTCGTCTCGTTCACGCTCGACCCGATGTTGTCGTCGAAGTGGTACGACCCGCAGGCCGAGGGCCACGAGCAGACCGGCATGCTGGGCAAGCGGCTGCAGAAGTTCAACCGCGGCTTCGAGAACATGGGCAAGCGTTACCGCCGCCTGATCTCCTGGGCGCTGGATCACCGCGCGCTCACCATGACCATCGCGGCCGCCTCCTTCGTGATCTCCATCGCGCTGCCGGCGGTGGGCCTGGTGGGCGGGCAGTTCATGCCCAAGTCGGACGAGGAGGAGACGTCCATCACCCTGGAGACGCCGGTGGGCTCGTCGCTGGCGTACACTTCCTCCAAGGCCATGGAGATCGTGCGCTGGCTCAAGACCCGCCCGGAGGTGGCGTTCGCCTACACCACCCTGGGCGGCGGGCAGAACGACAACTCCGTGAGCAAGGGACAGATCTACGTCAAGATGGTGCCCAAGAACCGCCGCGTGCTGAGCCAGGAGAAGTTCGACCAGCTGCTGCGCAGGCAGTTGACCCGCTTCCCCGGGGTGACCGCGCGGGTGATGCAACTGGGCTTCGGCGGCGCGCAGGCGCCGATCCAGATCAACCTGCGCGGCCCGAATCTCGAGGAGCTGCAGCGGCAGTCCGACAAGTCCATCGCCGCGCTGCGTGGCGTCCCGGGCCTGGTGGAGCTCAAGTCCAGCCTCGAGGGCCGCAAGCCGCAGTGGGAGGTGGAGGTCAACCGCGACGCGGCCGCGGACGTGGGGCTGTCGGTGGGCGCGGTGAGCTCGGCGCTGCGGCCCCTGATGGCGGGCGAGAAGGCCGGCGACTGGGAGGACGCCACCGGACTGGCGCACGACGTGCGCGTGCGGCTGGCGCCCGAGGCGCGCCAGTCGCAGGCCGACATCGCGCGCGTGCCCATCTCCACCGGCACGGTGGACCCGCTGACCGGCCGCCCCGTGACGGTGCCGCTGGCCCAGGTGGCCACCCTGCGCCGCACCGGCGCGCCCGACCTGATCCGCCGACAGGATCTCGAACGGGTGGCGATGATCGAGGGCAACTACGAGAACCGCCCGCTCACCGACGTGGTGCGCGACGTGCAGGAGCGCCTGAAGAAGGTGAAACTGCCGCCCGGCTACCGCTTCGACTTCGGCGGCGAGCAGGAGGACTTCGTCGAGACCGTGAAGTACATGACCGAGTCGCTGATGCTGGCGATCGTGTTCATCTACCTGATCCTGGCCAGCCAGTTCGGCAGCTTCACGCAGCCCCTGGCCATCATGCTGTCCCTGCCACTTTCGCTGGTGGGGGTCACGCTGGCGCTCATGAGCACGCGCGGGACGTTCAACATGATGTCCATGGTGGGGATCATCATGCTGATGGGCCTGGTGACCAAGAACGCGATCCTATTGGTGGACTTCGCCAACCAGGCGCGCCGCCGCGGGCTGGACCGCAAGCGGGCGCTGATCGACGCCGGGGAGACGCGGCTGCGTCCCATCGTGATGACCACGCTGGCGATGATCTTCGGCATGCTGCCCACCGCGCTGGCGCTGGGCGCGGGCGCGGAGTTCCGCGCCCCCATGGCGCATGCCGTGATCGGCGGGCTGATCACCTCCACGCTGCTCACGCTGCTGGTGGTGCCGGTGGTGTACACGTTCCTGGACGACTTCACCAACCGCGTCGGTGCCGGCCTGAAGCGCTGGGCCGGCGGCCCCTCGGAGGAGAAGTCGGACTCGGAGAAGGTGGCCTAG